The following coding sequences are from one Paracoccus alcaliphilus window:
- a CDS encoding rhamnan synthesis F family protein yields MRHLIAMGYAPLVVSNLPLTEGGRASLLPLVWQLAERRNFGFDIGGYRAAILWLGQRLAGLERLVLTNDSIWFPTGDRPDWLSVAARIDSSHAPSLIGAVPGISDGRSRDGSFRPDQGAGDFHYCSFALSFGPAILRDADFLPFWRRLRLTDRKVEIVQRGEVATSQWAIRRGHDHASTWDPGVLPQQLMALRDSQLRSLVSELVIPEDAGLRAARDAFLADRAASSDAGAVLRLVLDVIARTGAAYALPCWTMRAEGLGFIKKSPLRLDATGRAATLRALESEPELLAEAEKIRLRE; encoded by the coding sequence TTGCGGCATCTGATCGCGATGGGATATGCGCCTCTGGTCGTGTCGAACCTGCCTTTGACGGAAGGGGGTCGGGCCAGCCTGTTGCCGCTGGTCTGGCAATTGGCCGAGAGGCGCAATTTCGGTTTTGACATCGGCGGTTATCGCGCAGCGATACTGTGGCTGGGGCAACGGCTGGCGGGGTTGGAGCGGTTGGTGCTGACCAATGACTCGATCTGGTTTCCGACCGGAGACCGCCCCGACTGGCTGAGCGTGGCCGCCCGGATCGATTCCAGTCACGCTCCGTCACTGATCGGAGCGGTGCCGGGCATCAGCGACGGACGGAGTCGGGATGGCTCCTTCCGGCCTGATCAGGGTGCGGGCGATTTTCACTATTGCTCGTTCGCGCTGTCCTTTGGGCCGGCGATTCTGCGCGACGCGGATTTCCTGCCCTTTTGGCGGCGTTTGCGGCTGACCGACCGCAAGGTCGAGATCGTCCAGCGGGGCGAGGTCGCCACCAGTCAATGGGCGATCCGGCGCGGCCACGACCACGCCTCGACGTGGGATCCGGGCGTGCTGCCGCAGCAACTGATGGCGCTGCGGGATTCGCAACTGCGCTCGCTGGTTTCCGAACTGGTCATTCCCGAAGATGCTGGGCTGCGGGCGGCGCGGGATGCTTTTCTGGCGGATCGGGCGGCCAGCTCGGATGCCGGAGCGGTGCTGCGGCTAGTGCTGGATGTGATCGCGCGGACCGGCGCAGCCTATGCGCTGCCCTGCTGGACCATGCGGGCCGAAGGGCTGGGTTTCATCAAGAAATCCCCGTTGCGACTGGATGCGACCGGACGTGCCGCCACCCTGCGGGCATTGGAATCCGAGCCGGAACTGCTGGCAGAGGCGGAAAAAATCCGTCTGCGGGAATAG